A single genomic interval of Lewinellaceae bacterium harbors:
- a CDS encoding sigma-70 family RNA polymerase sigma factor: MIKDQNTRETEWLRQEPDKLLAHYQFIVEATVARFISRGFFRPEEKMEIVQEVNVELLEKKMARMQEQYNGSVYLRTYFSKVVYNSCLETARRRKHQPQVFSAETLTEEAARQRSPLEELAIRDELGRLEALLKGHRQYYKLKLCFKLWVRSPLQREDWQFFEGPKTREAVARLQENSQRPGLSEKETFEMAAALFNLLENKDTAADSLRRWVQQQADHFIELLNGNPPVSRYSRETFRTLLRYYF, encoded by the coding sequence GTGATCAAGGACCAGAACACCCGCGAAACAGAATGGCTGCGCCAGGAGCCGGACAAGCTCCTCGCTCACTATCAGTTTATTGTAGAAGCTACGGTTGCCCGTTTCATCAGCCGGGGTTTCTTCCGGCCGGAGGAAAAAATGGAGATCGTGCAGGAGGTGAATGTCGAACTGCTGGAAAAGAAGATGGCCCGAATGCAGGAACAATACAACGGCAGCGTATACCTGCGCACTTACTTCTCGAAGGTCGTTTACAACAGCTGCCTGGAGACGGCCCGCCGCCGGAAGCACCAGCCTCAGGTTTTTTCGGCAGAAACCCTGACGGAAGAAGCCGCCCGGCAGCGCTCTCCTTTGGAAGAGCTGGCTATACGCGATGAACTGGGCCGCCTGGAAGCCCTGCTCAAAGGACACCGGCAGTACTACAAACTCAAGCTTTGCTTCAAATTGTGGGTGCGCAGCCCTCTGCAACGGGAAGACTGGCAGTTTTTTGAAGGGCCCAAAACCAGGGAAGCCGTTGCCCGGTTGCAGGAAAACAGCCAACGGCCCGGCTTGTCCGAAAAAGAAACTTTTGAAATGGCTGCCGCCTTGTTCAATCTTTTAGAAAATAAAGATACCGCCGCCGACTCCCTGCGCCGCTGGGTGCAGCAGCAGGCCGACCATTTCATTGAACTGCTCAACGGCAACCCACCGGTGTCCCGCTACAGCCGGGAGACTTTCAGGACACTGCTCCGGTATTATTTTTGA
- a CDS encoding PQQ-dependent sugar dehydrogenase, whose protein sequence is MRTHQYFLLIALALLAFGCNNTATEATDKNSNEVQPSNQWDDPTIELPGGFRAVVVADSVGRARHIAVRDNGDIYIQLNSEHNGKGIAALRDEDGDGHADRIEYFGSHTGTGIEIQGDFLYCSSDLVVYRYPLPQGGKLLPDESQRALVAGGFPKQDQHESKSFTLNGEGQLFVNVGAPSNACMVQARTRGSTGQDPCPQLQWQAGIWKFETGKLAQTQKEDGQRYATGLRNCVAIQWNPVTNSLFALQHGRDQLSYLYPEMYTDQDNAELPAEEFVSVSEGDDFGWPYCYYDQRKGQKTLAPEYGGDASQQGRCADVKQPILAFPGHLAPNDLVFYTATQYPEKYHNGAFIAFHGSWNRAPLPQKGFFVAFVPMKDGLPAGDWEIFAGNIAGIDNIASPRDAHHRPTGLAVGPDGALYITDSVNGKVWKVVYEAVK, encoded by the coding sequence ATGCGGACACACCAATACTTTCTACTTATTGCCCTGGCACTGCTGGCTTTTGGCTGCAACAATACAGCAACTGAGGCAACCGATAAAAACAGCAACGAGGTTCAACCCAGCAACCAGTGGGACGACCCCACCATCGAACTGCCGGGCGGTTTCCGCGCGGTCGTAGTGGCCGACAGCGTCGGGCGCGCGCGCCATATTGCCGTTCGTGACAATGGAGACATCTATATACAGCTGAACAGCGAACACAATGGCAAAGGCATCGCCGCGCTGCGGGACGAAGACGGCGACGGCCATGCCGACCGCATCGAGTACTTCGGCAGCCATACCGGCACCGGCATCGAAATTCAAGGCGATTTCCTGTACTGTTCGTCCGACCTGGTGGTCTACCGCTATCCGCTGCCGCAGGGAGGCAAACTCCTGCCCGACGAAAGCCAGCGGGCGTTGGTGGCGGGCGGCTTCCCAAAGCAGGACCAGCACGAGTCCAAATCCTTTACGTTAAACGGGGAAGGGCAGCTCTTTGTCAACGTCGGCGCTCCTTCCAACGCCTGCATGGTCCAGGCCCGCACCAGGGGATCCACCGGGCAGGACCCCTGCCCGCAGTTGCAGTGGCAGGCCGGCATCTGGAAGTTTGAAACAGGCAAACTGGCGCAAACTCAAAAGGAGGACGGGCAGCGCTACGCCACCGGCCTGCGCAACTGCGTTGCTATACAGTGGAATCCGGTAACCAACAGCTTGTTTGCCCTGCAACACGGGCGCGACCAGCTGAGTTACCTCTATCCCGAAATGTATACCGACCAGGACAATGCCGAGCTGCCTGCCGAAGAGTTCGTCAGCGTCAGCGAGGGCGATGATTTTGGCTGGCCATATTGCTACTATGACCAGCGCAAAGGGCAGAAAACACTGGCTCCGGAATACGGCGGCGACGCCAGCCAGCAGGGCCGCTGCGCCGATGTGAAGCAACCCATCCTGGCATTCCCCGGCCATCTGGCGCCCAATGACCTGGTTTTCTACACCGCCACCCAATATCCGGAAAAATACCACAACGGCGCTTTTATTGCCTTCCATGGGTCCTGGAACCGGGCGCCCCTGCCTCAGAAAGGATTCTTTGTAGCCTTTGTGCCCATGAAGGATGGCCTGCCTGCCGGCGACTGGGAAATCTTCGCCGGCAACATCGCCGGCATAGACAACATCGCCTCGCCAAGAGACGCCCACCACCGGCCCACTGGCCTGGCAGTAGGGCCGGATGGGGCGCTGTACATCACCGACTCTGTTAATGGGAAGGTATGGAAGGTGGTGTACGAAGCGGTAAAGTAG
- a CDS encoding efflux RND transporter periplasmic adaptor subunit: protein MRTILYVAFLVAFAHSCNKNEGSAPAGNSLAAKNAELAKLKNQQSNLAKKIAAVEAEIIKLDPSKAVQPKLVSIAEIAPEGFEAYINLQGTVSSENISYVAPRNGMGGYVKELLIKEGQYVKKGQLILKLDDQVLRQSIASTRTQLAFAQDLYERTKTLWDDKIGTEVQLLNAKNNVDGLKNQIALQEEQLNTYLVYADQSGIAEIVNIKPGELFTGVGAAGPQIQIVNNNDLSVEVDIPENYATEVKVGTEVLVEIPAIDKAFKTTIGRISQSVNAASVGFTAVCKIPSVAGLKPNMSASVKILSHSNARAIVIPVNIVQSDEKGKYVYLMAENGGKKTAKKVNVTLGELYGDQIEILDGLQPGDQLVTKGYQDLYDGQAVNDI, encoded by the coding sequence ATGCGAACCATTCTATATGTGGCCTTCCTTGTTGCCTTTGCCCATTCCTGCAACAAAAATGAAGGTTCTGCCCCTGCCGGGAACAGCCTGGCGGCCAAAAACGCAGAATTGGCCAAATTGAAAAACCAGCAATCGAATCTGGCGAAAAAAATAGCTGCGGTGGAAGCGGAAATCATAAAACTGGATCCGTCCAAAGCCGTGCAGCCCAAGCTGGTCTCCATTGCCGAAATCGCGCCGGAGGGCTTTGAAGCTTACATCAACCTTCAGGGAACCGTGAGTTCGGAAAACATTTCCTACGTGGCGCCGAGAAATGGCATGGGCGGCTATGTGAAAGAATTGCTCATCAAAGAAGGGCAATACGTAAAAAAAGGGCAGTTGATCCTGAAACTGGACGACCAGGTGTTGCGGCAATCCATCGCATCCACCAGAACGCAACTCGCTTTTGCGCAAGACTTATACGAAAGGACAAAAACCCTTTGGGATGACAAAATCGGAACGGAAGTGCAATTGCTCAACGCGAAAAACAATGTCGATGGCCTAAAAAACCAGATCGCGCTCCAGGAAGAACAACTCAATACGTACCTCGTTTATGCGGATCAAAGCGGTATTGCAGAAATTGTAAACATAAAACCGGGCGAGCTTTTCACCGGAGTGGGCGCTGCCGGCCCACAGATACAAATCGTCAACAACAACGACCTCTCCGTCGAAGTGGATATTCCCGAAAATTATGCCACGGAAGTAAAAGTGGGCACGGAAGTTTTGGTTGAAATCCCTGCCATTGACAAGGCCTTTAAAACCACCATCGGCCGGATCAGCCAATCCGTCAATGCCGCTTCTGTAGGATTCACGGCGGTGTGCAAAATCCCTTCAGTTGCGGGCTTAAAGCCCAATATGTCTGCCTCGGTCAAAATCCTGAGCCATTCCAATGCCAGGGCTATTGTCATTCCGGTGAACATCGTGCAGTCGGATGAAAAAGGAAAATATGTTTACCTGATGGCCGAAAACGGAGGCAAAAAAACTGCGAAAAAAGTAAACGTAACCCTGGGCGAACTCTATGGCGACCAGATAGAAATACTCGACGGCTTGCAACCGGGAGATCAATTGGTCACGAAGGGGTATCAGGATTTGTACGATGGGCAGGCGGTAAATGACATCTAA
- a CDS encoding efflux RND transporter permease subunit, translating to MQRTKKAPEVFKEFKPTSWAVDNKTAMYIITIIITLYGFYTFTTLPKEQFPDIVVPTISVTTVYVGNSPQDIENLVTRPIEKQIKGISGVKVNKVNSISMTDYSIIIVEFDTDITPELAKQKVKDAVDKAKTDLPANLTSQPDVVEFSFSDMPILFVNISGDYDGLKLKSFADKLKDRFESLPEVNKAEIVGAPEREIQINVDPLAMEKAMLTFNDISNAIANENMDISGGQLEVGDMERALRVKGQLASSLQLFDLVVKTPTGGNVRLQDIAEIKDTLKQKESFARLNGKNVITLNIVKRPGENLIDCADQVKAIVAEMKVAELPKDLAVVVTGDQSRQAATSFNELVNTIIIGFLLVLLVLMFFMGVTNAFFVALSVPLSVFVAFIFLPAADIIVGGNVTLNFIVLFALLFGLGIIVDDAIVVIENTHRIFDNGKVPILKAAKMAAGEVFVPVLAGTATVVAPFFPLLFWKGIIGKFMIYLPTILIFTLLASLIVAFIINPVFASSFMKPDEKAPPGKLNIFKKWWLWALFIVGILARMAGIKAFGSFLIILAILLILNRLVIQDLIFAFQRWILPKLMNGYERLLKWLLKGRRPAWSFFSVFILFFVSLFALILRNPDFPFFPSGQPNFIYVYLKMPIGTKAEETDRVLKQLEAKTNQALASLKPGQPGSIVESIISNVAVNANNPMDNNRSVQSNLGRIQVSFVEFAQRPDQPTLPYLDSVRALVKGIPGAQVTVEQEAAGPPTEPPVNIEVAGDDFDAIAKVAKDLYNFLDTSRVDGIENLAVDVDLNNPEVAITVDKERAAIEGISTAQVGDAIRTALFGREASKLKDGEDEYDIMVRYNAEQRHNLQSLLNMRITFRDFNTGRIRQVPISSVTNFDFTSTAGMVKRKNMKRTIQLQSGVTDLTAVPTINQELARKIEQFKASYSMPEGVSIIQTGESEQQQETNAFLGKALLIAMGLIFLILVLQFNSLSKPFIILSEILFSVIGVFFGYAITGMTMPTIMVLVGIIGLAGIVIKNGILLIEFTDELRKRGYKTREAAIEAGKVRIIPVLLTAVSTVLGLIPLAIGFNINFETLLSDFDPQIWIGGDSVVFWGPLAWTIIFGLVFSFFLTLLMIPSMYLIAERLKRPMAKFYGTKFIALLGFLGPFFFIFVGLMYLVRWVTGRKVWNGAYKAGAGDF from the coding sequence ATGCAAAGGACAAAAAAAGCACCGGAAGTATTCAAAGAATTCAAGCCTACCAGTTGGGCGGTGGACAATAAAACGGCGATGTACATCATCACCATTATCATCACGCTGTATGGGTTCTACACGTTTACCACGCTGCCCAAAGAGCAATTTCCCGACATCGTAGTCCCGACCATATCCGTGACGACCGTGTACGTGGGCAATTCTCCTCAGGACATCGAAAACCTGGTGACCCGGCCCATCGAAAAACAGATCAAGGGCATTTCCGGCGTGAAGGTCAACAAGGTGAATTCTATCTCGATGACGGACTACAGCATCATCATCGTAGAATTCGACACCGACATCACTCCGGAACTCGCCAAGCAAAAAGTAAAAGACGCGGTCGACAAAGCCAAAACCGACCTGCCCGCCAACCTCACCAGCCAACCCGATGTGGTGGAATTTTCCTTCAGCGATATGCCGATCCTGTTCGTCAACATCAGCGGCGATTACGACGGTTTGAAGCTAAAAAGCTTTGCGGATAAACTAAAGGACCGGTTTGAATCCTTGCCCGAAGTCAACAAGGCCGAAATAGTGGGGGCGCCGGAAAGAGAGATACAGATCAATGTGGATCCCCTCGCCATGGAAAAAGCGATGTTGACTTTTAATGACATCTCCAACGCCATCGCCAATGAAAACATGGACATCAGCGGGGGGCAACTGGAAGTAGGCGATATGGAGCGCGCGTTGAGGGTAAAAGGCCAATTGGCCAGCAGCCTCCAGTTATTTGATCTTGTAGTGAAAACGCCAACCGGCGGAAATGTGCGGTTGCAGGACATTGCAGAAATAAAAGACACGCTCAAGCAAAAAGAAAGCTTTGCCCGCCTGAACGGCAAAAACGTTATCACTCTCAACATCGTAAAAAGGCCGGGAGAAAACCTCATCGACTGTGCCGATCAGGTAAAGGCCATTGTGGCCGAGATGAAGGTTGCAGAATTGCCCAAAGACCTGGCCGTAGTCGTCACCGGCGACCAGAGCAGGCAGGCGGCCACCTCCTTCAACGAACTGGTCAACACCATCATCATCGGCTTCCTGCTGGTGTTGCTGGTATTGATGTTTTTTATGGGCGTGACCAACGCCTTTTTCGTGGCGCTGAGCGTTCCGTTGAGTGTATTTGTGGCCTTTATTTTTCTGCCCGCCGCCGACATCATCGTCGGCGGCAATGTCACCCTGAATTTCATTGTGCTGTTTGCCCTCCTTTTCGGCCTGGGCATCATCGTTGATGACGCCATCGTGGTCATCGAAAATACCCACCGCATTTTCGACAATGGCAAGGTACCCATTTTAAAAGCAGCTAAGATGGCTGCAGGCGAGGTATTTGTGCCTGTATTGGCAGGCACCGCCACGGTGGTTGCCCCCTTCTTTCCATTGCTGTTCTGGAAGGGCATCATCGGCAAGTTCATGATCTACCTGCCGACCATATTAATATTTACGTTGCTGGCGTCGCTCATCGTGGCTTTTATCATCAATCCGGTGTTCGCATCGAGCTTCATGAAGCCGGATGAAAAAGCGCCTCCGGGCAAATTGAATATTTTTAAAAAATGGTGGCTTTGGGCTTTGTTCATTGTTGGGATTTTAGCCAGAATGGCCGGGATCAAAGCCTTTGGCAGCTTCCTGATTATTTTGGCCATACTCCTCATCCTCAACCGCCTGGTGATTCAGGACCTCATTTTTGCATTCCAGCGTTGGATTCTTCCAAAATTGATGAATGGTTATGAAAGGCTGTTGAAATGGTTGTTGAAAGGAAGGCGGCCGGCATGGTCATTTTTCTCGGTGTTTATTCTGTTCTTCGTTTCCCTGTTCGCCCTCATCCTGAGGAATCCAGATTTTCCCTTTTTCCCCAGCGGCCAGCCGAACTTCATTTACGTGTACCTGAAAATGCCGATCGGCACGAAAGCCGAAGAGACCGACCGGGTTTTGAAACAATTGGAAGCCAAAACCAATCAGGCCCTGGCCAGTTTAAAACCCGGCCAACCTGGCTCCATTGTAGAAAGCATCATTTCCAATGTGGCGGTCAATGCCAACAACCCGATGGACAACAACCGAAGCGTGCAATCCAATTTGGGAAGGATACAGGTTTCTTTTGTTGAATTTGCTCAGCGCCCGGACCAGCCCACCCTTCCCTATCTCGACAGCGTGCGGGCACTGGTAAAGGGCATTCCCGGCGCCCAGGTCACCGTGGAACAGGAAGCCGCCGGGCCCCCAACCGAACCGCCGGTCAACATCGAAGTAGCCGGAGACGACTTTGACGCGATTGCAAAAGTAGCCAAAGACCTTTACAACTTCCTGGACACCAGCCGGGTCGATGGCATCGAAAACCTTGCCGTAGATGTCGACCTCAACAATCCGGAAGTAGCCATTACCGTGGATAAGGAAAGAGCGGCCATCGAAGGCATCAGTACGGCCCAGGTCGGGGACGCCATCCGCACGGCCCTGTTTGGCAGGGAAGCCAGTAAACTGAAGGACGGCGAAGATGAGTACGACATCATGGTCAGGTACAATGCCGAACAAAGACACAACCTGCAAAGCTTGCTGAATATGCGGATCACCTTCCGGGACTTCAACACGGGCAGGATCAGGCAGGTGCCCATCAGTTCGGTGACAAATTTTGATTTCACCAGCACGGCCGGCATGGTCAAAAGGAAAAATATGAAGAGGACGATACAGCTGCAGTCCGGTGTCACCGACCTTACCGCAGTGCCCACCATCAACCAGGAACTGGCGCGAAAAATAGAGCAGTTCAAGGCTTCCTATTCGATGCCGGAAGGCGTCTCGATCATTCAAACCGGCGAGAGCGAACAGCAACAGGAAACCAATGCTTTCCTGGGCAAAGCCTTGCTGATTGCTATGGGCCTTATCTTCCTGATACTGGTCTTGCAGTTCAATTCACTGAGCAAGCCTTTCATCATATTGTCTGAAATTTTATTTTCAGTAATTGGCGTCTTCTTCGGCTACGCCATCACCGGCATGACGATGCCGACCATCATGGTCCTGGTTGGCATTATTGGCCTGGCGGGCATCGTCATCAAAAACGGCATCCTGCTGATAGAATTTACCGACGAACTCAGAAAGCGGGGTTATAAAACAAGGGAAGCGGCCATCGAAGCCGGCAAGGTGCGGATCATTCCCGTGCTGCTCACCGCCGTGTCCACAGTATTGGGCCTGATTCCATTGGCCATCGGTTTCAACATCAATTTTGAGACCCTGCTTTCCGACTTCGACCCGCAAATCTGGATCGGCGGAGACAGCGTCGTTTTCTGGGGGCCGCTGGCGTGGACCATCATCTTCGGCCTGGTTTTCTCCTTCTTCCTCACCCTGCTGATGATACCGAGCATGTACCTCATTGCCGAACGGCTGAAGCGCCCCATGGCCAAATTCTACGGCACGAAGTTCATCGCTTTGCTGGGTTTCCTGGGGCCCTTCTTTTTCATCTTTGTCGGTTTGATGTATCTGGTGAGGTGGGTGACGGGGAGGAAGGTGTGGAATGGGGCTTATAAAGCTGGGGCTGGTGATTTTTGA